The following are encoded in a window of Candidatus Zixiibacteriota bacterium genomic DNA:
- a CDS encoding T9SS type A sorting domain-containing protein codes for MKRVLFTLVFASLLLSFGLAYGMSIVPSVPDSFKWDDGGTMKIKAGQEFYIDISIANSGSTGDPDTDKAGISMPFQFYGTGAVVTANHVDKGYEWPASSMLNGVVSTGDGSLLLMNGFQVGGFWTLGNFFFAFGWDGTLPDTLNYSGAGFPGFVVNHTGTDTPTGLERLRIFLNVPMAVDEEGEICIDSCAHIPDQDPDGKLNWLFDPPLPEWTQTCWPVKFQPDPLPTFTNCPPVDDGIQFDVAYSYDFNAVDGTPVTPGGVTFAMISGPGGIDATSGLYEWDPACADVGSNDVVVGVTDAAHAGTYTDCAFTITVENTAPEIQPPAKDTISVGTEGVATVVFTSNDVNIGDTEEWSTSDGVIVYDGVTGKATLTYTAPSAAGDYSVTVTVEDCAGDTDTYTVVFHVISAVPYDIVIEKVHGQHQGVHGYISVFKGDGSEDMFGWDFLIGYDQSALTFIGAIKGAIFTDPAYDWEYFTYRYNYNGNCGSACPSGLLRVVAMAESNDGPNHPEELFIPDYDPCTFEDSLGILFTLDFLISSDYNFQSQFAPVSFYWMDCGDNTIAYNPSELDDENAVYTAVADEVYAYGGDDETIYCETYRLMVIPTSMSKEFPTYYGADVVGENCLDDAGVYPPGHALAGEPKPAPVPFIRFFNGGFDIIPVSELDDRGDVNLNGIPNEIADAVVFTNYFIVGYNAFTINIDGQAAATEVNGDGVALTVADLVYLIRVIIGDALPLPAAKINPGLVAEVIDANDAIIVNAELGAAQFVLEGNVDVTLGSGAAGMEMISAVRDNNTYVLVYSMEKGMSASGEILITNGNLISMEAANYDGFAYTTKIIPAEFALNNYPNPFNPMTTIALSLPVASNYNVGIFNVVGQKVGEFSGHSEAGTVNLVWDASNQASGIYFYKAEAGKYSVTKKMVLIK; via the coding sequence ATGAAACGCGTTTTGTTTACACTCGTTTTCGCATCATTACTTCTTTCTTTTGGGCTGGCTTACGGAATGTCCATTGTCCCGTCTGTTCCTGATTCCTTTAAGTGGGATGACGGCGGCACGATGAAAATCAAGGCCGGCCAGGAATTCTATATCGATATCAGCATCGCGAACTCCGGTTCGACCGGTGATCCTGATACCGATAAGGCCGGAATCTCGATGCCGTTCCAGTTTTATGGCACCGGGGCTGTCGTTACTGCCAACCATGTTGACAAGGGTTATGAATGGCCTGCCAGCAGTATGCTTAATGGTGTCGTCAGTACCGGCGACGGAAGTCTTCTGCTGATGAACGGCTTCCAGGTCGGCGGTTTCTGGACTCTTGGCAACTTCTTCTTTGCCTTTGGCTGGGATGGAACTCTTCCCGACACCCTCAACTACTCGGGCGCCGGATTCCCCGGCTTTGTCGTTAACCACACCGGCACCGACACCCCGACCGGTTTGGAACGTCTTAGGATCTTCCTCAATGTTCCGATGGCTGTTGATGAAGAAGGCGAAATCTGTATTGACAGTTGCGCCCACATTCCCGATCAGGATCCTGATGGCAAGTTGAACTGGTTGTTCGACCCGCCGCTTCCTGAGTGGACCCAGACCTGCTGGCCGGTGAAATTCCAGCCGGACCCACTGCCGACTTTCACTAACTGCCCGCCAGTCGATGACGGCATTCAGTTTGATGTAGCTTACAGCTATGATTTCAACGCGGTTGATGGCACCCCCGTAACTCCGGGCGGCGTTACCTTCGCGATGATTTCCGGTCCCGGTGGAATTGATGCCACCTCCGGTCTCTATGAATGGGATCCGGCATGCGCTGATGTTGGTTCGAACGACGTTGTCGTTGGTGTGACCGATGCCGCCCATGCGGGCACCTATACCGATTGCGCTTTCACTATTACGGTGGAAAACACCGCTCCGGAAATTCAGCCGCCGGCGAAAGACACTATTTCAGTCGGCACCGAGGGTGTCGCGACAGTGGTATTCACTTCTAATGATGTCAATATCGGCGACACTGAAGAATGGTCAACCAGTGACGGAGTCATTGTTTATGATGGCGTGACCGGTAAGGCCACCCTTACCTATACCGCTCCATCTGCCGCTGGTGATTATTCTGTGACTGTAACAGTCGAGGATTGCGCCGGTGACACCGACACCTATACCGTTGTCTTCCACGTTATCAGCGCCGTTCCTTATGACATCGTGATTGAAAAGGTTCACGGCCAGCATCAGGGTGTCCATGGCTACATCAGTGTTTTCAAGGGTGACGGTTCTGAAGACATGTTTGGTTGGGATTTTCTGATTGGTTACGACCAGTCGGCCCTGACCTTTATCGGCGCTATCAAGGGCGCTATCTTCACGGATCCGGCCTATGATTGGGAATACTTCACCTATCGTTACAACTACAACGGCAACTGCGGTTCGGCCTGCCCGAGCGGCTTGCTCCGTGTGGTTGCTATGGCCGAGTCCAACGATGGGCCGAATCATCCCGAAGAGTTGTTTATCCCGGATTATGATCCTTGCACCTTTGAGGATTCTCTGGGTATTCTGTTCACCCTCGACTTCCTGATCAGCTCGGATTATAACTTCCAGTCACAGTTCGCTCCCGTCAGCTTCTACTGGATGGATTGCGGTGACAACACCATCGCCTACAACCCCAGTGAACTTGATGACGAGAACGCCGTTTACACGGCCGTGGCTGATGAAGTTTATGCCTATGGCGGCGATGATGAAACCATTTATTGCGAGACCTATCGCCTGATGGTTATTCCGACCTCCATGAGCAAAGAATTCCCGACCTACTATGGTGCCGATGTTGTTGGTGAAAACTGCCTTGATGACGCCGGTGTGTATCCTCCCGGTCACGCGTTAGCGGGTGAGCCGAAACCGGCTCCAGTACCGTTCATTCGGTTCTTCAACGGCGGCTTCGACATCATTCCGGTCAGCGAGCTCGATGATCGTGGTGACGTTAACCTGAACGGCATTCCAAACGAAATTGCCGACGCGGTTGTCTTCACCAACTACTTCATCGTTGGTTACAATGCATTCACCATCAATATTGATGGTCAGGCTGCGGCCACCGAAGTCAATGGCGACGGTGTTGCCCTGACGGTTGCGGATTTGGTTTACCTGATCCGTGTCATCATCGGCGATGCCCTGCCTCTGCCCGCCGCCAAGATCAATCCTGGTCTGGTTGCTGAAGTTATCGACGCTAACGATGCTATCATCGTCAACGCCGAACTCGGTGCCGCCCAGTTTGTTCTGGAAGGCAATGTGGATGTGACTCTCGGTTCCGGTGCGGCTGGAATGGAGATGATCAGCGCGGTTCGCGATAACAACACCTACGTGTTGGTTTACAGCATGGAGAAGGGTATGTCCGCCTCCGGTGAAATTCTGATCACCAACGGCAACCTGATTTCCATGGAAGCGGCCAACTATGATGGTTTTGCTTACACAACCAAGATCATTCCTGCGGAATTTGCTTTGAACAACTACCCGAACCCGTTTAACCCGATGACCACCATCGCTCTCTCACTGCCGGTGGCCTCCAACTACAATGTCGGCATCTTCAACGTTGTCGGTCAGAAAGTTGGTGAGTTCAGCGGTCACAGCGAAGCTGGTACCGTCAATCTGGTTTGGGATGCTTCAAATCAGGCCTCAGGTATCTACTTCTACAAAGCGGAAGCTGGTAAGTATTCCGTGACCAAGAAGATGGTCCTGATTAAGTAA